In the Pseudonocardia sediminis genome, AAGCACGCCCAGCCGACCCGTGCTCCCGGGGGGCGCTGATGAGGTTCGCGAGCCCCTGGTGGCTGCTCGGCCTGCTCGTCGTCGCCGCCCTCGCCGCCGGGTACGTGGTGCTGCTGCGCCGCCGCCGTCGCGACGTCGTGCGGTTCACCAACCTGGAGCTGCTCGAGACCGTCGCGCCGCGGCGCCCGGGCTGGGTGCGGCACGTCCCCGCGGTGGCGATGATCCTCGCGCTGGCCGTGCTGACCGTCGCCCTGGCCGGGCCGCAGGCGACGGCGAAGGTCCCGCGCAACCGGGCCACCGTCATGCTGATCATCGACGTGTCGCTGTCGATGAAGGCCACCGACGTCGCCCCGACCCGTCTCGCCGCCGCCCAGGCCGCGGCGAAACAGTTCGCCGACCAGCTGACGCCGGGGGTGAACCTCGGCCTGGTCTCCTTCGCCGGGACCGCGGCCGTGCTGGTCTCGCCCACCACCGACCGGGGCACCGTCAAGCGTGCCGTCGACGGGCTGCAGCTGGCCGAGTCCACCGCCACCGGGGAGGCGATCTTCACCTCGCTGCAGTCGATCGACTCGTTCTCCCGCTCCATCGGCGGCGCCCCGGACGAGACGGGCGCACCGCCGCCGGCCCGGATCGTGCTGCTCTCCGACGGCACCCAGACCGTGCCCGGCCCGGACGGCGAGAACGAGCCGCGCGGGTCGTTCACCGCGGCCAAGGACTCCGCCGGACGCCAGATCCCGGTCTCCACGATCTCGTTCGGCACCAGCTACGGCACGATCGACCTCGACGGCAGCCGCACCCCGGTCGCCGTGGACGACGCCGCGATGGAGCGGATCGCGCAGATCTCCGGCGGTCAGTTCTTCACCGCCGCCACCGAGGACGAGCTCAAACAGGTCTACGCGGACCTGTCCGAGCAGCTCGGCTACGAGGAACGCGAGGTCGACGCGAGCAAGCCCTGGCTGGTCGGCGGAGTGCTGCTGCTCGTGCTGGGTCTCGGCGCCGGGATCCTGCTGGGCCGCCGCCTGCCCTAGGCTGGACGGCGATGCGGCGGCGCTCGGGCGAGTGGGCGAACCGCGGCCCGGGCCGGGTCGGCCCGGGCGGCGATCGCGGCTCCGGGGCAACCCCGGGGTGCACCTTCTCCGCACGGCATGGCGTCCCGCGCGCGTCGCCCTCGCCGGAGGGAACTGCGGCGCGCGGCGGACGGGAACACGGGTCGGTCGTGCGCCGCCGCATCGCCACCCCCTCCACCGCGAGACGC is a window encoding:
- a CDS encoding VWA domain-containing protein, yielding MRFASPWWLLGLLVVAALAAGYVVLLRRRRRDVVRFTNLELLETVAPRRPGWVRHVPAVAMILALAVLTVALAGPQATAKVPRNRATVMLIIDVSLSMKATDVAPTRLAAAQAAAKQFADQLTPGVNLGLVSFAGTAAVLVSPTTDRGTVKRAVDGLQLAESTATGEAIFTSLQSIDSFSRSIGGAPDETGAPPPARIVLLSDGTQTVPGPDGENEPRGSFTAAKDSAGRQIPVSTISFGTSYGTIDLDGSRTPVAVDDAAMERIAQISGGQFFTAATEDELKQVYADLSEQLGYEEREVDASKPWLVGGVLLLVLGLGAGILLGRRLP